From one Catenuloplanes nepalensis genomic stretch:
- a CDS encoding FtsX-like permease family protein has product MLYLAARMARHRVAGLIAVACATLGGAALVSAVGVVAESGLRGHPSPGRLASADVVVSAPQTYRVPEDLPITLPDRAGVPSALVARLAALPGVTAAIGDVTVPAAVIGADGRVTPVDAHNWTSIALTAPTGTEDGGRPTGIPDGLAAPAGDTQVALDAATASAAGVTTGGTVRLSADGRAGDYRVTAVLDAGGPAVFFDDATAIALTGRTDERFDLVALRTEPGRTNEVADAARAIDGGLAVTTGNARGDIADPETAAGRGMLPIMAGSLSGVTLLVIGIIVGGALAVSLAGQRRELALLRAVGATPRQIRRLATRQALIVTVAASIPGAVLGYLVAARFRELLVAVGMAPAALPLQWSPIPGVAGVLLMVLTAWIAALTAVSKLAKMPATEAVAGSRTEPRTPSVWRFSAGLIVLAGANALAVTPLISRTEIGAGMTAMAGILAAIGLAMAGPGLLSRAGRVMARLLPARAAAPTWLAVANTRGYAVRTAAAVSTLAVAVVFTLTYAFSHTTVLAGSTRDLADGTVAQLAVTAPELGRVPSELAGAVAAVPGVTGAAMTGATTVLWTYRMFGDEVVEPSAATVLTPKAAAVLDLGVRDGDLAGLTGATVAIDATTAASRRVGVGSEVTLVLGDGTPVTARVAAVYERGLGFGPVVLARDLAAGHSSGLDRQLLIRTDGSAAARAGVEELVASRPGVTLGSATPEPVAVPAQLWLNVAVLGVLLGYLLLGIANKLVAATSARRDELTLLRLTGATPAQVRAMLRREALLIWGFATAGGVGLAVVPLMLLSLGFLHRPWPAGPWWLGPAVVAVVGLIAFLSIEIPGRRVLRSTTVTV; this is encoded by the coding sequence ATGCTGTACCTCGCCGCACGCATGGCCCGGCACCGCGTCGCCGGGCTGATCGCGGTCGCCTGCGCCACGCTCGGCGGTGCCGCGCTGGTCTCCGCCGTCGGCGTGGTCGCCGAGTCCGGGCTGCGCGGGCACCCGTCCCCGGGCCGGCTCGCGTCCGCGGACGTCGTGGTCTCCGCGCCGCAGACCTACCGCGTCCCGGAGGACCTGCCGATCACGCTGCCGGACCGGGCCGGAGTGCCGTCCGCGCTCGTCGCCCGCCTGGCCGCGCTGCCCGGCGTGACCGCGGCGATCGGTGACGTGACGGTCCCGGCCGCGGTGATCGGCGCGGACGGCCGGGTGACCCCGGTCGACGCCCACAACTGGACCTCGATCGCGCTGACCGCGCCCACCGGCACCGAGGACGGCGGGCGGCCGACCGGCATCCCGGACGGGCTCGCCGCGCCGGCCGGTGACACGCAGGTCGCGCTGGACGCCGCCACCGCCTCTGCGGCCGGCGTCACCACCGGCGGCACCGTGCGGCTCTCCGCGGACGGCCGGGCCGGCGACTACCGGGTCACGGCCGTGCTCGACGCCGGCGGCCCGGCCGTGTTCTTCGACGACGCCACCGCGATCGCGCTCACCGGGCGCACCGACGAGCGGTTCGACCTGGTCGCGCTGCGCACCGAACCCGGCCGCACCAACGAGGTCGCGGACGCGGCCCGCGCGATCGACGGCGGCCTGGCCGTGACGACCGGGAACGCGCGCGGCGACATCGCGGACCCGGAGACCGCGGCCGGGCGCGGCATGCTGCCGATCATGGCCGGCTCGCTCTCCGGCGTGACGCTGCTGGTCATCGGCATCATCGTCGGCGGCGCGCTCGCGGTCTCGCTCGCCGGTCAGCGCCGCGAGCTGGCGCTGCTCCGCGCGGTCGGCGCGACACCCCGGCAGATCCGCCGGCTCGCCACCCGGCAGGCGCTGATCGTCACGGTCGCGGCCTCGATCCCGGGCGCCGTGCTCGGCTACCTGGTCGCCGCGCGCTTCCGGGAGCTGCTGGTCGCGGTCGGGATGGCACCGGCCGCGCTGCCGCTGCAGTGGAGCCCGATCCCGGGCGTGGCCGGCGTGCTGCTGATGGTGCTGACCGCCTGGATCGCGGCGCTGACCGCGGTCTCCAAGCTCGCGAAGATGCCGGCGACCGAGGCGGTGGCCGGATCGCGGACGGAACCGCGTACCCCCTCGGTCTGGCGTTTCTCCGCGGGCTTGATCGTGCTGGCCGGCGCGAACGCGCTGGCGGTGACGCCGCTGATCTCCCGCACCGAGATCGGCGCCGGGATGACCGCGATGGCCGGCATCCTCGCCGCGATCGGCCTGGCCATGGCCGGTCCCGGCCTGCTCTCCCGCGCCGGTCGCGTGATGGCCCGCCTGCTACCCGCGCGCGCCGCCGCCCCGACGTGGCTCGCGGTCGCCAACACCCGGGGGTACGCGGTGCGCACCGCCGCCGCGGTCAGCACGCTCGCGGTCGCGGTCGTGTTCACGCTGACCTACGCGTTCAGCCACACCACCGTGCTGGCCGGCTCCACCCGCGACCTCGCGGACGGCACGGTCGCGCAGCTCGCGGTGACCGCGCCGGAGCTGGGCCGGGTGCCGTCCGAGCTGGCCGGCGCGGTCGCGGCCGTCCCCGGCGTGACCGGCGCCGCGATGACCGGCGCCACGACCGTGCTGTGGACGTACCGGATGTTCGGCGACGAGGTCGTCGAGCCGTCCGCCGCCACCGTACTCACGCCGAAGGCCGCGGCCGTGCTGGACCTGGGCGTGCGCGACGGCGACCTGGCCGGGCTGACCGGCGCCACGGTCGCGATCGACGCGACCACCGCCGCGTCCCGCCGGGTCGGCGTGGGCAGCGAGGTCACGCTGGTCCTCGGCGACGGCACGCCGGTCACGGCCCGGGTCGCCGCGGTCTACGAGCGCGGTCTCGGCTTCGGCCCGGTGGTGCTCGCCCGCGACCTGGCCGCCGGGCACAGCTCCGGCCTGGACCGGCAGCTGCTGATCCGCACGGACGGCAGCGCGGCGGCGCGGGCCGGGGTCGAGGAGCTGGTCGCGTCCCGGCCCGGCGTGACGCTGGGCTCGGCCACGCCCGAGCCGGTGGCCGTGCCGGCGCAGCTGTGGCTCAACGTTGCGGTGCTCGGCGTGCTGCTCGGCTACCTGCTGCTCGGCATCGCGAACAAGCTGGTCGCCGCGACCAGCGCGCGCCGCGACGAGCTGACGCTGCTGCGGCTGACCGGCGCGACCCCGGCCCAGGTCCGCGCCATGCTCCGCCGCGAGGCGCTGCTGATCTGGGGATTCGCGACCGCGGGCGGGGTCGGGCTCGCGGTCGTACCGCTGATGCTGCTCTCCCTGGGCTTCCTGCACCGCCCGTGGCCGGCCGGGCCGTGGTGGCTCGGTCCCGCCGTGGTCGCGGTGGTGGGGCTGATCGCGTTCCTCAGCATCGAGATCCCCGGCCGCCGCGTGCTGCGCTCGACGACCGTCACGGTGTGA
- a CDS encoding ABC transporter ATP-binding protein has protein sequence MTATLTRTAVTLEDVVKTYSGGVRALDGVSLSVAAGTFLAVMGPSGSGKSTLMHCAAGLDSPTSGRAFIEGTEISRLDETKRTVLRRSRVGFIFQQYNLLPSLSVSDNITLPLRLAGTAPDREWVRTLVERVGLTERLHRRPSELSGGQQQRVAVARALVTRPAVVFADEPTGALDLRTAREVLDLLRALVDELGQTVVMVTHDPAAAARADLALVMADGRIADTVPAPTAPLLARRLTELETE, from the coding sequence ATGACCGCGACCCTGACCCGCACCGCGGTCACGCTGGAGGACGTCGTCAAGACGTACTCCGGCGGGGTCCGCGCCCTGGACGGCGTCTCGCTGTCCGTGGCCGCCGGCACGTTCCTGGCCGTGATGGGCCCGTCCGGCTCCGGCAAGAGCACGCTGATGCACTGCGCGGCCGGGCTCGACTCGCCGACCAGCGGAAGAGCCTTCATCGAGGGTACGGAGATCAGCCGCCTCGACGAGACCAAGCGCACCGTGCTCCGCCGCTCCCGCGTCGGCTTCATCTTCCAGCAGTACAACCTGCTCCCCTCGCTCAGCGTCTCCGACAACATCACGCTGCCGCTGCGCCTGGCCGGCACCGCGCCGGACCGGGAGTGGGTGCGCACGCTGGTCGAGCGCGTCGGCCTGACCGAGCGGCTGCACCGCCGGCCGTCCGAGCTGTCCGGCGGGCAGCAGCAGCGCGTCGCGGTCGCCCGCGCGCTCGTCACCCGGCCGGCCGTGGTCTTCGCGGACGAGCCGACCGGCGCGCTCGACCTCCGTACCGCGCGGGAAGTCCTTGATCTTCTGCGTGCGCTCGTCGACGAGCTGGGCCAGACCGTCGTCATGGTCACCCACGACCCGGCCGCGGCCGCCCGCGCCGACCTGGCGCTGGTGATGGCGGACGGCCGGATCGCCGACACCGTCCCCGCCCCGACCGCGCCACTGCTGGCCCGCCGCCTCACCGAGCTGGAAACGGAGTAA
- a CDS encoding sensor histidine kinase: MTVVEAVRRRLRIGIRAVERVTVGWGTAFLAGLVFWPLAVSVVLRRVAPFALGRMRAVADIERRRLGLPTGLPPQTSLRAVVTDPTTGRELRWLALHATAGFLLGMFGLTIAVDILRDGLFPLYWRFAPAEDAVPAIGWPLIRTQNGAWLVGLFGVFWFFMTLYVVPLMVRLQELPGRRLLRPGPGEDMAMRIAELTATRAAALDAHAVELRRIERALHDGTQNRLVAVSVLLGAARRAVQRDPATADEILEKAQSASELALAELRAVVRSILPPVLSDRSLPDALASLAATCPVPVTVDANVPGRCAASVEATAYFVAAEALTNVAKHSGASRATVTLTREADVLRLAVTDDGHGGADADGGTGLTGIRRRAEAHDGTVTLTSPVGGPTTVEVRLPCGL, encoded by the coding sequence ATGACCGTCGTCGAGGCCGTACGCCGGCGCCTGCGGATCGGGATCAGGGCGGTGGAGCGCGTCACGGTCGGCTGGGGCACCGCGTTCCTGGCCGGGCTGGTGTTCTGGCCGCTGGCGGTCTCCGTGGTGCTGCGCCGGGTGGCGCCGTTCGCGCTCGGCCGGATGCGCGCGGTCGCGGACATCGAGCGCCGCCGCCTCGGCCTGCCCACCGGCCTGCCGCCGCAGACCTCGCTGCGCGCGGTCGTCACCGACCCGACGACCGGCCGGGAGCTGCGCTGGCTCGCGCTGCACGCCACAGCCGGGTTCCTGCTCGGCATGTTCGGGCTGACGATCGCGGTCGACATCCTGCGCGACGGGCTGTTCCCGCTCTACTGGCGGTTCGCCCCGGCCGAGGACGCGGTGCCGGCGATCGGGTGGCCGCTGATCCGTACCCAGAACGGCGCCTGGCTCGTCGGGTTGTTCGGGGTGTTCTGGTTCTTCATGACGCTCTACGTGGTGCCGCTGATGGTCAGGCTGCAGGAGCTGCCCGGCCGGCGGCTGCTGCGGCCCGGCCCGGGCGAGGACATGGCGATGCGGATCGCGGAACTGACCGCGACCCGCGCGGCCGCGCTGGACGCGCACGCGGTCGAGCTGCGCCGGATCGAACGCGCGCTGCACGACGGCACCCAGAACCGGCTGGTCGCGGTCAGCGTGCTGCTCGGCGCGGCCCGGCGCGCGGTGCAGCGCGACCCGGCCACCGCGGACGAGATCCTGGAGAAGGCACAGAGCGCGTCGGAGTTGGCCCTCGCGGAGCTGCGCGCGGTCGTGCGCAGTATTCTGCCGCCCGTGCTGTCCGATCGAAGCCTGCCCGACGCGCTCGCCTCGCTGGCCGCGACCTGCCCGGTGCCGGTCACGGTCGACGCGAACGTGCCCGGCCGGTGCGCGGCCTCCGTCGAGGCGACCGCGTACTTCGTGGCGGCCGAGGCGCTGACCAACGTCGCCAAGCACAGCGGCGCGTCCCGGGCCACGGTCACGCTCACCCGGGAGGCGGACGTGCTGCGGCTGGCCGTCACGGACGACGGGCACGGCGGCGCGGACGCCGACGGCGGAACCGGCCTGACCGGCATCCGCCGCCGGGCCGAGGCGCACGACGGCACCGTGACGCTGACCAGCCCGGTGGGCGGGCCGACCACTGTGGAGGTGAGACTGCCGTGCGGATTGTGA
- a CDS encoding response regulator transcription factor produces the protein MRIVMAEDDALLREGLAMLLRAEGLDVVETTDNPVTFLAAVDKHTPDVAIVDVRMPPTHTDEGIKAAVEARGRQPGLAVLVLSAYVEQAFATDLFTLGGGGLGYMLKERVGRVEEFMTALHRVAGGGTAIDPEVVAQLLTRTRPDSKLERLSPRERDVLALMAEGLGNAAIAEKLFVTDGAVHKHIRSIFSKLELSPDDQTDRRVAAVLHYLRDEAKR, from the coding sequence GTGCGGATTGTGATGGCGGAGGACGACGCGCTGCTGCGCGAGGGCCTGGCGATGCTGCTGCGCGCGGAGGGCCTGGACGTGGTGGAGACCACGGACAACCCGGTCACGTTCCTGGCCGCGGTCGACAAGCACACGCCGGACGTGGCGATCGTCGACGTGCGCATGCCGCCGACGCACACCGACGAGGGCATCAAGGCCGCGGTCGAGGCCCGCGGCCGGCAGCCCGGGCTCGCGGTGCTGGTCCTGTCCGCCTACGTCGAGCAGGCGTTCGCCACCGACCTGTTCACGCTGGGCGGCGGCGGGCTGGGCTACATGCTGAAGGAGCGGGTCGGCCGGGTCGAGGAGTTCATGACCGCGCTGCACCGGGTCGCCGGCGGCGGCACCGCGATCGACCCGGAGGTGGTGGCGCAGCTGCTCACCCGCACGCGGCCGGACTCGAAGCTGGAACGCCTCAGCCCGCGCGAGCGCGACGTGCTGGCGTTGATGGCCGAAGGACTCGGCAACGCGGCGATCGCGGAGAAGCTGTTCGTCACGGACGGCGCCGTGCACAAACACATCCGCAGCATCTTCTCGAAACTGGAACTCTCCCCGGACGACCAGACCGACCGCCGCGTCGCCGCCGTCCTTCACTACCTGCGCGACGAGGCCAAGCGCTGA
- a CDS encoding peptidoglycan-binding domain-containing protein, which produces MILRRILAVCAVLAVAIAPSAAIAAPVRQGVLEANCERGPDVYDIGWNDRGKPVREVQCLLNWTLSDRVLSPRLVVDGHYGSLTTAAVKKFQECSHIWGYTLAVDGRVGRQTLPVLREWAQYGYNGGYAIC; this is translated from the coding sequence ATGATTCTGCGACGAATTCTGGCGGTGTGCGCCGTGCTGGCGGTGGCGATCGCACCGTCGGCGGCGATCGCGGCTCCGGTTCGGCAGGGGGTTCTGGAGGCGAACTGCGAGCGCGGCCCGGATGTCTACGACATCGGCTGGAACGACCGGGGAAAGCCGGTTCGTGAGGTGCAGTGCTTGCTGAACTGGACACTTTCCGATCGGGTGCTGTCGCCGAGGCTCGTGGTCGATGGTCACTACGGGTCGCTCACGACGGCTGCGGTGAAGAAGTTCCAGGAGTGTTCGCACATCTGGGGCTACACGCTCGCCGTCGACGGACGCGTCGGCCGTCAGACGCTGCCGGTGCTGCGTGAGTGGGCGCAGTATGGCTACAACGGGGGATACGCCATCTGCTGA
- a CDS encoding GPP34 family phosphoprotein, protein MTTPEAGEQALDLFGSAMAVAACPPNADAARLGVDAAGVRERMRAAIDGDGPVDARTAVLCTLAGALGWDRLVFPDVLAARLQQRPADLRGADGIVADLEAVVMAAAVLPAATT, encoded by the coding sequence GTGACCACGCCGGAAGCGGGAGAACAGGCTCTTGATCTGTTCGGTTCCGCCATGGCGGTCGCGGCCTGTCCTCCAAACGCTGACGCCGCGCGACTGGGGGTGGACGCGGCCGGCGTGCGGGAGCGGATGCGCGCCGCGATCGACGGCGACGGGCCGGTGGACGCGCGCACGGCCGTGCTCTGCACGCTGGCCGGCGCGCTCGGCTGGGACCGCCTGGTCTTCCCGGACGTGCTCGCGGCCCGTCTCCAGCAGCGGCCGGCCGACCTGCGAGGGGCGGACGGGATCGTGGCGGATCTCGAGGCCGTGGTGATGGCCGCGGCCGTGCTCCCGGCCGCGACCACCTGA
- a CDS encoding HAD family hydrolase — MTRFEAVLFDAGDTLIRLSGSGETLLHKAAADRGAGPLDPGEVGAAWQRVLDRSSTAEEMAKGRDLSPERHRQVWTALYAEAGCDKLLPGLSDDLYALTVAAESWEAFEDTLPTLRGLRERGLRIGVVSDTGFDLRPALDRLGLTPYLDTIVMSFEHGACKPAITCFTAAAERLGAAPERTLMVGDNPLTDSGAIHAGMFAFLLPKPSPTGPRGLTHVLSLV, encoded by the coding sequence GTGACCCGGTTCGAGGCGGTCCTGTTCGACGCGGGCGACACGCTCATCCGCCTCTCCGGCAGCGGCGAGACGCTGCTGCACAAGGCCGCGGCCGACCGGGGCGCGGGGCCGCTCGACCCGGGCGAGGTCGGCGCGGCCTGGCAGCGCGTGCTCGACCGCAGCAGCACGGCCGAGGAGATGGCCAAGGGCCGCGACCTGTCCCCGGAGCGGCACCGGCAGGTGTGGACCGCGCTCTACGCCGAGGCCGGCTGCGACAAGCTGCTGCCCGGCCTCAGCGACGACCTCTACGCGCTGACCGTGGCCGCGGAGTCGTGGGAGGCGTTCGAGGACACCCTGCCCACGCTGCGCGGCCTGCGCGAACGCGGCCTGCGCATCGGCGTGGTCAGCGACACCGGCTTCGACCTGCGCCCCGCGCTCGACCGGCTGGGCCTCACGCCGTACCTCGACACGATCGTCATGTCCTTCGAGCACGGCGCCTGCAAGCCCGCGATCACCTGCTTCACCGCGGCCGCGGAACGACTGGGCGCGGCGCCGGAGCGGACGCTGATGGTCGGCGACAACCCGCTCACCGACTCGGGCGCGATCCACGCCGGCATGTTCGCGTTCCTGCTGCCCAAGCCGTCCCCGACCGGCCCGCGCGGCCTGACCCACGTGCTCAGCCTGGTCTGA